The following are encoded in a window of Coregonus clupeaformis isolate EN_2021a chromosome 34, ASM2061545v1, whole genome shotgun sequence genomic DNA:
- the LOC121549734 gene encoding acyl-CoA-binding domain-containing protein 5A codes for MMEIEDGKPLYERRFDAAVKVIQSLPPDGSFQPSNDMMLKFYSYYKQSTLGPCNIPRPGFWDPMGKVKWDAWNDLGEMLKEEAMAAYVDELKLILEGMPCTDEVEQLLKVLGPFYEQVEEKKKINQVSDLTPGFGTMLTSAPSKSVTRSIIRTMEMNGTLETRPPRPAVEPPKPKVMAVEEQGEEEEFDEEDEMEEEEIVEIKEVKKVKEKSKKKGSSRRPKVPLSNGNVGNGKGHFSNGTHTSKAALNSEDSEEGLLSSTLPLEPHVQVNGHHADVDVSRPHHVTSDSDSEVYCDSMDQFGLEEGSEVHTDHCLELDEEEEGESHSPLSDQEGPAEAPCGTPEDPRGPPNGIQCGGEDGETSGGASQRQRLNSDRVDSSLVWRERGSRSSGHGPEAQGPLQGSGGDGERWGGAGATGGSLNEQIVVALARLQEDMQSVLERLHTLEALTASQSLALPYPPSPLAKKGSKKPSWWPFDVSPSAVAFAVAWPFVVQWLIRLYLQRRRRRIN; via the exons ATGATGGAGATTGAGGATGGAAAACCTTTGTACGAGCGGAGGTTTGATGCCGCTGTCAAAGTGATACAAAGCTTGCCTCCAGACG GTTCCTTTCAGCCCTCTAATGACATGATGCTCAAGTTTTACAGTTACTACAAACAATCCACACTAGGACCCTGCAACATACCCAGACCTGGCTTCTGGGACCCCATGGGCAAAGTGAAATG GGATGCATGGAATGATCTGGGAGAAATGCTCAAGGAAGAGGCAATGGCTGCTTACGTTGATGAATTGAAGCTG ATCCTTGAGGGCATGCCCTGCACGGATGAGGTAGAGCAGCTGCTGAAGGTGCTGGGTCCCTTCTATGAACAGGTGGAAGAGAAAAAGAAGATCAATCAGGTGTCAGACCTGACCCCAG GTTTTGGGACCATGCTTACATCAGCGCCTTCAAAAAGTGTCACAAGGAGCATCATTAGGACAATGGAAATGAATGGCACTTTGGAGACAAGGCCACCCAGACCGGCGGTCGAGCCTCCAAAGCCCAAAGTCATGGCAGTGGAGGaacagggggaggaagaggagtttGATGAGGAAGatgagatggaagaggaagaaatTGTTGAGATAAAGGAAGTGAAAAAAG TGAAAGAAAAGTCAAAGAAAAAGGGCTCTTCCAGGAGACCTAAAGTTCCCCTGTCCAATGGTAATGTGGGGAACGGGAAGGGCCACTTTTCCAACGGGACCCACACCTCCAAGGCTGCCCTGAACAGTGAGGACTCGGAGGAGGGCCTCCTGAGCAGCACCCTGCCCCTGGAGCCCCATGTCCAGGTCAACGGCCACCACGCAG ATGTGGATGTATCTAGGCCCCATCATGTGACTAGTGACTCAGACAGCGAGGTCTACTGTGACTCTATGGACCAGTTTGGCCTGGAAGAG GGCTCTGAGGTACACACTGACCACTGTCTGGAGctggatgaggaagaggagggggagagccaCAGCCCTCTGTCCGATCAGGAGGGGCCCGCTGAGGCACCGTGTGGGACCCCTGAGGACCCCCGGGGGCCGCCCAATGGCATCCAGTGTGGCGGGGAGGATGGGGAGACTAGTGGAGGGGCCTCTCAGAGACAAAGACTGAATTCAGATAGGGTCGATAGCTCCCTGGTCTGGAGAGAACGAG GCTCCAGGTCTTCAGGGCACGGCCCGGAGGCACAGGGGCCCTTGCAGGGTAGCGGAGGGGACGGGGAGCGATGGGGGGGAGCTGGGGCAACAGGAGGCAGTCTGAATGAGCAGATCGTAGTGGCGCTGGCCAGACTGCAGGAGGACATGCAGAGTGTCCTGGAGAGACTGCACACACTGGAGGCCCTCACTGCATCCCAG TCATTGGCTCTACCATACCCACCATCACCCCTGGCAAAGAAGGGTAGTAAG AAACCATCCTGGTGGCCTTTTGACGTGTCTCCTAGCGCTGTTGCCTTTGCTGTGGCATGGCCATTTGTGGTGCAGTGGCTTATCCGCCTATATCTTCAACGTCGGAGAAG ACGAATCAACTGA